The genomic DNA CTCCAACCAAACTCATGGCCTCTAATACAATAGTCAAAGCTCCAATCCCTCCAGTTCAAGTTGAGGTGTATGAAAAAGATCCTCTAATCAATGAACCTACCATTGATGCCATCGCCGAGATGGCCATTGACGCCGAAGATACTCCTTAACCCCTTATGATTCGATATCCCTTTTATTAAGAACTTTTATTTTGAAATGATCTTTTGAACTCATCGGTGCTAGGCACGAAGACTATTTTGGTTTCGTGATGTGGGTGTGGGCTCCTCAGCAAGCTTCACAAGTTGTATCGCTACTAAATCTCCCCTTCCCCGTACTTGCttttattatcatatttccatTTTAATTCCTTTTTTTCTTTATTATGCTTACGTGCTTTAAGGTAGATGACATATATGTGTAGCTTACAACTCTTAGAATAAGATCTAGGCTAGAACCTATACTATCCTTAACCCTTAGTTAATCATTTAGGTTGTACATCACCCAATCTCATCTTAAGTCATTACCAACTTTCTTTATATAATAATACCTCACTCTCTGATCTTCCTAGAATTAGCTTACTAGTCCTATCATGATCTTCAACCCTTTTacttttttaaataatttttacttgttttatTGCTTGTTAGCTAGTTAGAGTAACCTCAAAACATCTCTTTGTAccttataatatttatatttgtCTAAGTTGGGGTAGTTTACTGCTTCCAATGAGTGTTCACCAAAAACTACTTCACCTTTGAGCTACATTTGATCACACCTACCCCCCGAGTCACCTAGGTTTTCAACTTAAACGCCAAATACTAAAAGATCTAGGTTCTTTTACCTCTAAGCACCTGTATCGAAGCCTAATTAAGTAACTTAATTTACCCCTAACGAGATTAAACCAAGCCTAGATTACAGCCTTCGTGATACATTCTATTTTAATTTCGTTTTGCATACTAAAACATATTTATGTACTTATATATTTTCAAGGTTGTCAACCTCTATCTTTTCAATGCACCACCCATCTTAACATTTATCCTTTAAAACTAATATTTATATTTCTGGTTTTAATTGTAGCTTCCTTATAAAGGTTAAGTCCTTTAACCGGATACACCTACAAATTCACACCTCTGGTCAATTATTGAACCTATACTTAACCAAAATGAGAATAATTATGAGGTACCACTCCATATGCACACCTGTGACTTTGTTACATGTTATACACATATGTTTTTCTTAAAAACAACTTGTTAGATGCTAGATAATTCTTAATAATTTTTATGGAAAGATTTCTGCTTAGTCAGTGCTTTCTAAATGGAAATAATTTCCTAATTTGTTCACCATTCATTCTATTTACAATTGACTTGAATGGCTGCCAAAACTTAAGCTTCAAGACGCCAAAGCACCTACTATAATTCTATTAAGAGCATTCATGCAATTTGATAAAACTAACTGGATGCATTCAACATTTTCTACTTAGTGTATAACAATTTTATCATTAAACCTATTTAAAAAGATGTAAAGTTAAGACGAGGTTCATACTTATAGCTTCTCTCTTGAGGTACCTAGCCAGACAAGTACCTTGAACTGAAACTAGGATTTAAACGTATCATGAATCATTAAATATAAGTTGGTTACCCATTATTATTTGCAAAGATTTTGTAGAGATTACCTAAAAGGCTTTTATAACATATGATCAATTACCTTATTGAGATTTCTTCTACACATACAATCATACAGTATTTAGAAGAATAAATTTAAACAATAGAAGAGATCAGGATTACCTCGCTTAGCTTTCTAATACTCTTCATAGTTCTATGACCTCTTCTAATCCCATTCCAATTCCAATTCCTATTCCAAGGTTCGTATTCGAACCTGAACTTACATCCTCGTAAGTCCTTGAACTTAACAACGTCCTTGTAAGCCCCTATTCCCTGTGCAAGTACCTTGCATTCTGGCCATACTTATGCAAAACCTCACAGGATCTACACTAACTCAGCTTCCCTGAGATCAACATGCACCTGTGGAAATCATATAGATTCATAGTTTTCATACGAACCTATCCATCCAAGTTCACAGACCCAAATAAACCTTATACAGGATTCGAGTATTTACTCAGATTCATTATTTTCCCACATATCAACAGACATTTTTTTGCATAAGTAACACCTTACTACCCAAAGGGAATCACGTAGGCTAAAATATTTTGGATCTTCCCATGTATAAATCATACATCCTATGTGTAAACTATACACTCTTGGTATATTAACCATACATCATTCTATCCAGGTACGCAATTCCTTGTGTACATCCCTCCTGATTCATAAATTATAATCCTTCCACGTTTTCATTGCATTTCCTTTTCATTTATTTGATTAACCAGAATTAGTTTGAGGTATGTGTAAGTAGACACACCTTCATATATTATCCATATCCAAAGTACAATACCTTTATCCATTATAACATGCACTCACACAAGTCATACATCCAAGAATTATAAGAATAATtatgaaaaaatttaaaaaaatcaacCATATTTTAACATCCAAAACCATATATTTCATATGTCCACTACCCACTAGTTTTTTAATATCCTTAATTGATTAATGTGAAGAACTATAGCAGGTGAATCTTATCGAAACAAACCATCCATACATGCATCAACATAAAACCAAGATATGTGAAGTAAACtccatttatttatttaacaaaaaaagaaaacaagaaaTCTTATCGGTGGGgtgtacatgcactaccccccgAGTCCACCAAAAAAATTAGCTATTGTACTGAATCTGAACCTATTATGGAAACTACAACTAATAAGTTGCTTTTATTTTCCTATGCTTGAAAGAGGCCTACTTGAAATAATCATCAAAGAAACTTTATAGATAATACCTCTTAAGGTGCTCAGCATTCCAAGCCCTGAGAATTAGCTTCCCATCCAAATATGTCAAGTGGTACGTTCCTTCCTACAGAACTGTTTTGATGATGTAAAGACCTTCCCAATTAGCCCCTAAGGCACCGAGTCCAGGGTCTTCATGTTTGGCATCATCCTTCTTAGCACCAAGTCCCCAACTCTTTAAGGTCTAGCTCGAACCTTCTTATCAAAATACATCCTTGTCCGCTGGTGATAAGCTGCCAATTTTAACTGTGAATTCTCATGTAACTCTTCCAACAGATACAAGTACAAACGATGGTTAAGTTTATTATTGTTTGGATCATAAATCTCTCTTCTGAATGAACCTGCCCCAATCTCTACAAGTAGCATTGCCTCACACCCGTGTGTGAGCATAAAAGGAGATTCACTTGTCATTGTTTGAGGTGTAGTGTTATAGGACCATAACACCTTGGGTAGCTCCTCTGGCCAACATTCCTTGCTCTCCTCCAACTTTTCCTTTATAGTGTGCTTTATAATCTTGTTAATGGCCTCAGTTTGACCATTACTTTGTGGATGGCATACTGTCGAGAACCCCTTCTTTATGTGAAGGTCCTCACACAACTGCTTCATCTTTTTACCGTCAAATTATTTCCCATTGTCATAAAACATCTTGTAGGGTACTCCATACCTGCATATGATAGCTATAAAAACAAATTCCTTGAGCTTTGTAGCTGTTATTGTAGCTAATGGTTCAGCTTCTGCGCATTTAGTGAAGTAGTCTACTGCAACCACTACATATTTTACCCATCCTTTTCCTTTAGGAAGCTCCTCAATTAGATCAATTCCCCATACAATGAAGGGCCACAGGATTGCAAGAGGTTTTAATGGCACTGCTGGCTTACTATTGAAGTTGGCATACATCTGACAGTGATCACAGGACCTCGTATTGAGGTAACAATCTTTCCTTAAGCTAGGCCAATAGTACCATTGGCGTAATATCTTATGAGC from Apium graveolens cultivar Ventura chromosome 5, ASM990537v1, whole genome shotgun sequence includes the following:
- the LOC141660077 gene encoding uncharacterized protein LOC141660077 yields the protein MKQLCEDLHIKKGFSTVCHPQSNGQTEAINKIIKHTIKEKLEESKECWPEELPKVLWSYNTTPQTMTSESPFMLTHGCEAMLLVEIGAGSFRREIYDPNNNKLNHRLYLYLLEELHENSQLKLAAYHQRTRMYFDKKVRARP